A part of Olleya sp. Bg11-27 genomic DNA contains:
- the rlmF gene encoding 23S rRNA (adenine(1618)-N(6))-methyltransferase RlmF, translating to MHKKNKHIEDYHFDQLAVVYPNIEPFIFTNANNKKTIDFANPKAVKALNAALLKSHYDVDFWEFPDHFLCPPIPGRVDYILHIKDLLDRSKLTENITVLDVGVGANCIYPLLGNAEYDWSFIGVDSNDDALKSAQNIIDKNNLQDKIKLKKQQDDAHILSGVLRETDKVTVTMCNPPFFKNEADAVKATTSKLKGLGKPSDEMVRNFSGQAHELWYKGGEKAFLHNYLYESSLLKTQSFWYTSLVSNKDNIKTINQSLKKLGATSVLTIAMNIGNKKSRVVAWTFLTEEQKENWNK from the coding sequence GTGCACAAAAAAAACAAACACATCGAAGATTACCATTTTGATCAGCTTGCAGTAGTTTATCCAAACATCGAGCCTTTCATTTTTACTAACGCGAACAATAAAAAAACAATTGATTTTGCAAATCCTAAAGCCGTAAAAGCTTTAAATGCAGCTTTGTTAAAGTCGCACTATGATGTTGATTTTTGGGAGTTTCCAGATCATTTTTTATGTCCTCCAATTCCAGGGCGAGTAGATTATATTCTTCATATTAAAGATTTATTGGACCGTTCTAAACTTACAGAAAATATTACAGTATTAGACGTGGGTGTAGGTGCAAATTGTATCTATCCATTATTAGGAAATGCGGAGTACGACTGGAGTTTTATTGGTGTAGATAGTAATGACGATGCACTTAAATCTGCTCAGAATATTATCGATAAGAATAACTTACAAGATAAAATTAAGCTTAAAAAGCAACAGGATGATGCACATATTTTAAGTGGTGTTTTAAGAGAAACAGATAAAGTGACAGTTACAATGTGTAACCCTCCATTTTTTAAAAATGAGGCGGATGCGGTAAAAGCAACAACAAGCAAACTTAAAGGATTAGGGAAGCCATCAGATGAAATGGTTCGTAATTTTTCGGGACAGGCACATGAGTTATGGTATAAAGGAGGAGAGAAAGCCTTTTTACATAATTATTTATATGAAAGCTCTTTGTTGAAAACCCAAAGTTTCTGGTATACTAGTTTAGTATCAAATAAGGATAATATTAAAACGATAAACCAATCGCTTAAAAAGCTTGGCGCGACATCGGTGTTAACTATCGCTATGAATATTGGAAATAAAAAAAGTAGAGTGGTTGCTTGGACGTTTTTAACTGAGGAACAAAAGGAAAATTGGAATAAATAA
- a CDS encoding PLP-dependent transferase encodes MKDHTMLPYIKDVLQNMPTGWLNITTHRLDIYNEKLAKTEFLNQFEALYESNNSKPEALNALPTAYDYIRLGHPLSCVLEWGIAHLHNLKSENVISFDSKTVPVLSVLRKNLLDHKNTQILYTGKLPECFDAEVIETIYGYNFDLKQIESSADITKFEGSTIFISQEDKIGTIDLNPNIDFFISLHQHLGSILVVNGAKNESYVSDIQHVRRRETVAMTPANAIIALKALIAQSSIENKTIDEANKTSVLNAIKTVTNTTTKPLVASSGLSIQYAILMGLIHDAKENHKGKAIKIIVPPNCYGGTNDQARRVAACIDNVDIVDLLVDGDNDMVQSIDTVLNTIAEQDAVPYIIAEIPTNPRVEVPDLVKLKEALSKTRQTPNGDTAIDPVFILDQTFCPNVHFLGEGDMLSTVRTISFASGSKFPSGGQCTAGYCVGNTVTEALMDKIEMHLAICDNEATDFQYEILAKQLPSMTQRIVDAYKNTREFVNYIHEVLPGAKINFVSEELAAQGFTPSVFSLDLPTKGNTDEEKETYKRALNLKLINLMITEIPNESKFCVSYGQLKGCYWTIPATSTQGTTKEGDKDYIVRASLSPNLDLELHKKVFLQFVESI; translated from the coding sequence ATGAAAGACCATACAATGTTACCTTATATAAAAGACGTATTACAAAATATGCCAACGGGCTGGTTGAATATTACAACACACAGGCTTGATATTTATAATGAAAAATTAGCGAAAACGGAGTTTTTAAATCAGTTTGAAGCTTTATATGAAAGTAATAATTCAAAACCAGAAGCACTAAACGCATTACCTACCGCTTATGACTATATCAGATTAGGTCATCCGTTATCTTGTGTATTAGAATGGGGTATTGCACACTTACATAATCTAAAATCAGAAAACGTGATCAGTTTTGATTCTAAGACAGTGCCTGTATTATCTGTTTTAAGAAAAAACCTATTAGACCACAAAAACACTCAGATTTTATACACGGGTAAACTACCTGAATGTTTTGATGCAGAAGTTATAGAAACTATTTATGGTTATAATTTCGACTTAAAACAGATTGAATCTTCTGCAGACATAACTAAGTTTGAAGGTAGCACTATCTTTATTTCTCAAGAAGACAAAATTGGTACTATTGATTTAAATCCAAATATTGACTTTTTTATCAGCCTTCACCAACATTTGGGAAGTATTTTAGTGGTTAATGGTGCCAAAAATGAAAGTTACGTTTCAGACATACAACATGTAAGAAGAAGAGAAACGGTTGCCATGACACCTGCAAACGCCATCATTGCATTAAAGGCTTTAATTGCGCAATCTTCTATTGAAAACAAAACAATAGACGAAGCAAACAAAACAAGTGTATTAAACGCTATTAAAACTGTTACAAATACAACTACAAAACCATTAGTAGCCTCCAGTGGTTTATCAATACAGTATGCTATTTTAATGGGGTTAATACATGATGCAAAAGAAAATCATAAAGGAAAAGCTATTAAAATTATCGTACCTCCAAATTGCTATGGTGGTACAAACGATCAAGCCAGACGTGTAGCAGCTTGTATTGACAATGTAGACATCGTCGATTTGTTAGTAGACGGTGATAATGATATGGTACAAAGTATCGATACCGTTTTAAATACAATTGCAGAACAAGATGCCGTACCTTATATCATTGCTGAAATACCAACAAATCCTAGAGTAGAAGTGCCCGACCTTGTTAAACTTAAAGAAGCTTTAAGCAAAACACGTCAGACACCAAATGGAGATACTGCAATTGATCCTGTTTTTATTTTAGATCAAACCTTTTGTCCTAATGTGCACTTTTTAGGTGAAGGTGATATGTTATCTACTGTTAGAACAATCTCTTTTGCAAGTGGTTCTAAATTTCCTAGCGGCGGACAGTGTACTGCTGGTTATTGTGTAGGAAATACAGTTACAGAAGCATTGATGGATAAAATAGAAATGCATTTAGCTATCTGTGATAACGAAGCTACCGATTTTCAATATGAAATATTAGCTAAGCAATTACCGTCAATGACACAAAGAATTGTTGATGCGTACAAAAACACACGTGAGTTTGTAAACTATATTCACGAGGTTTTACCTGGAGCAAAAATTAATTTTGTATCAGAAGAATTAGCTGCACAAGGTTTTACGCCTTCTGTGTTTTCTTTAGACCTTCCTACTAAAGGAAACACGGATGAAGAAAAAGAAACTTACAAACGTGCCTTAAATTTAAAGCTGATTAATTTGATGATCACTGAAATCCCTAACGAAAGCAAGTTTTGTGTTAGTTACGGACAATTAAAAGGGTGTTATTGGACTATACCTGCAACCTCTACTCAAGGAACGACTAAAGAAGGAGACAAAGATTATATTGTCCGTGCTTCTTTATCTCCTAATCTAGATCTTGAACTTCATAAAAAAGTATTTTTACAATTTGTTGAAAGTATTTAA
- the bshB1 gene encoding bacillithiol biosynthesis deacetylase BshB1, protein MKVDILAFGAHPDDIELGAGGTIAKEIAKGKTVVIVDLTKGELGTRGTALTRKSEAEDAKNILGVAYRENLGFKDGFFVNDKAHQLEVIKMIRKYQPEIVLCNAIDDRHIDHGKGSKLVSDACFLSGLIKIETEIGNGPQKQWRPKQVYHYIQWKTIEPDFVVDISGYLDIKMKSVLAYKTQFFDPSSKEPETPISSKNFTDSVKYRARDLGRLVNVDYAEGYTVERYAAVDSLFDLL, encoded by the coding sequence ATGAAAGTAGATATACTAGCATTTGGTGCACATCCAGACGATATAGAACTTGGAGCAGGAGGTACGATCGCTAAAGAAATTGCAAAAGGAAAAACGGTAGTAATCGTTGATTTAACTAAAGGAGAATTAGGAACACGTGGTACGGCGTTAACTCGGAAGTCAGAAGCTGAAGATGCTAAAAATATATTAGGTGTTGCTTACAGAGAAAATTTAGGTTTTAAAGACGGTTTTTTTGTAAATGATAAAGCACATCAATTAGAAGTTATAAAAATGATACGGAAGTATCAACCAGAAATTGTGTTATGCAATGCTATTGATGATAGACATATTGATCATGGTAAAGGAAGCAAGCTAGTTAGTGATGCTTGTTTTTTAAGTGGTTTAATTAAAATTGAAACAGAAATTGGTAATGGACCTCAAAAGCAATGGAGACCAAAACAAGTCTATCATTACATACAATGGAAAACTATCGAGCCAGACTTTGTCGTTGATATTTCTGGGTATCTAGATATTAAAATGAAAAGTGTACTAGCTTATAAAACTCAGTTTTTTGATCCGAGTAGTAAAGAGCCAGAAACACCAATATCTAGCAAAAATTTTACAGATAGTGTTAAATACAGAGCCAGAGACCTAGGTCGCTTGGTAAATGTTGATTATGCAGAAGGCTATACAGTAGAGCGTTACGCTGCGGTGGATAGTTTATTTGATTTATTATAA